TATTAGCTCACGGCGATGCTCAATATCCACGCCTCACTCAGGAAAGGTGGGAAGTTGAAGTTTCTCGCTTAAACGAAACGGAAGTAAATTTGGATGTTCAAATCCAATTGCAGGAAAGAGTTAATGTATTTTCCCCATTTGTGAATACAGGTGATCCTGATATTATAGACTTTAAGCCAGGCAAAGTTGTGCCAGAAGATAAGTCATTAACTATCAAGGAAGAAGAGAATTATTTAAGCGTAGTAAAAAGCAAAGTTCGCATTAGCATGACAGGAAGGAAAAGGGACACTGATCTTCTGTTACTGGAAGTAAAGTACAATTATGAGTATCCTGGATCAACTCGGTCTTTCGCCATTTTGCTCGATAAAAAGTAAGTTAATGCGATTCTATGTGCGAGCTATCATTTAAAGCGAACATCGATTGATTTGATAACTTTTTTTGGTGTTGCCGGATAAGTTTTGATCTCGCTTAAAACTGTTTGAAGCCGCGGGTCCTGGCGATGATTTACCAAGACACTTGACCACCCAAATCCATTTACGATGGCAAGATGTAGAATTTGGTAAGGGACAATTCCTTTCTCATATGCCTCAAAAGTCGTTCTCAACACTTGCAAATAAGAATCGAAGTTAAGGTTCTGCATCGCAAGCAATGCATACAGTTTTGTTCTCGGACTGAGTTTTTTGTCAACGACGACAGTGTTATAGCAAGGCAGATTATAATACTCCCCAATAATTGGACAGCTACTAAAATTTCTAATTTAGTAGTTGACTATGAAAAGGGAACGTAGAAAATTCAGCGCGAGCTTCAAGGCCAAAGTGGCCATAGAAGCCATCAAGGAGGTAAGCACCGTCCAGGACTTAGCTTCTAAGTACCAAATCCATCCAACGCAGATTGCGGCCTGGAAACGAGAGTTTTTAGAGAAAGCCGAGTTGGTTTTCGACAAAGAGGCACCGGCAATAAATGAGGCAGAGAACTCTAAGGAGCAGGAACTGTACGCCAAGATCGGGGAGCTTCAGGTCCAGGTGGATTTCCTAAAAAAAGTCTTGGGGAAATGACAACCATGGAAAAACGCGAACTTATTTCTCCGGAATACATCAATCTCAGCGTTTCAGCACAATGTAAACTAATTGGTTTACAGAGGAGTAGCTATTATTTTAAGCCAAAGGGAGAATCGTTGGTAAATCAACGCCTGATGAAAGCCATAGACCGAAAGTTTCTGGAATGTCCATTTTATGGAGTGGAACGCATGACTGATTACCTGCGTGGCTTAGGTTACCACGTTGGAGTAAAGCGTATACGAAGGCTATATAGGCTCATGAATTTGCGCACGATTTATCCCAAACGCAACCTGAGCAAGGCCAAAGCAACAGACTACAAATATCCATATCTGTTAAAGGGCTTGAAAATTGAGTGTCCTAATCATGTCTGGCAGGCCGATATCACCTATATCCCGATGTTTCGTGGATTTATGTACATGTTTGCCATCATCGATGTGTATAGCCGAAGGATTGTCGGATGGAGCATATCGAACACAATGAGCATGGAATGGTGCCGGGAAATCCTCTTGGATACTATTCGTACCGAGGGACGGCCCGAAATATTTAATACCGATCAAGGTAGCCAATTCACTAGCCCCCACTTTGTTAACTCATTGTTAGGCAGTGGCATAAAGGTGTCAATGGATGGGAAGGGAAGAGCACTTGACAACGTTTTCATCGAACGATTTTGGAGGTCGCTCAAACAAGAATATGTATACTTAAACCCTCCCAACGGCGGTATGGATCTGTATAGAGGAGTAAAAACATATGTGGAATTTTACAACGGTCAACGCAAACACACCGGTACTGGATTTATCCCTAATGACTTGTTCTTTGAATCAAAAGCATCTTAATTAAAATTAACTTTATCCATTTGGCTGTCCAGTAAAACGGGAGTGTTTCAGATATATCTGAGGATCATCTGCTATCTTCCTAAATAAATTATCTCCGGCAAAGTCTTCCGGATGGAACAAAAAGTAGTAAAAGTCATCATCATCAGCGACGAAATGGATGTCTTGTGCTGCAAGCATCGATTTGAACTCCATCAAAAGTGTATCTCCATTTGATGTTTGGCCCTCCGCTCTAGCTTCCTTACCACAAGAAAGTGTTGTAGATGAGATGGTTAGAAGCAATCC
The genomic region above belongs to Dyadobacter pollutisoli and contains:
- a CDS encoding IS3 family transposase; this translates as MEKRELISPEYINLSVSAQCKLIGLQRSSYYFKPKGESLVNQRLMKAIDRKFLECPFYGVERMTDYLRGLGYHVGVKRIRRLYRLMNLRTIYPKRNLSKAKATDYKYPYLLKGLKIECPNHVWQADITYIPMFRGFMYMFAIIDVYSRRIVGWSISNTMSMEWCREILLDTIRTEGRPEIFNTDQGSQFTSPHFVNSLLGSGIKVSMDGKGRALDNVFIERFWRSLKQEYVYLNPPNGGMDLYRGVKTYVEFYNGQRKHTGTGFIPNDLFFESKAS
- a CDS encoding transposase, which encodes MKRERRKFSASFKAKVAIEAIKEVSTVQDLASKYQIHPTQIAAWKREFLEKAELVFDKEAPAINEAENSKEQELYAKIGELQVQVDFLKKVLGK